The region CAATTTGTTTTGTACTTAGTCCCAACCGGATACAGGCAGATAGTTTTAAGTCGTATTCCGAAAGGTCTTCCTGATGCGATAAGAGTCGTTCAATAAAATCGGGATAAGTTTCTTTAAACTGTGCCAGAAAAGAAGGGCTATTGGTTTCTGCAAGTTTAATTAACTGATCTGCAGAAGCATTGAGTTGTTTCTTCAGCTGCAGATTCTCCAATGTCTGCTCTTCCAGCAGACTTTCTTTCTTTAGTTGCTTCGAGCGCTGCATCCGCAATATTCCGGAAACCATTAAAAGAAGTAATACAATACAGCCTGCAAAGATGAAATACAATTGCTTTTTCTCTTTTTGCTTGTCTTGTTTTTCTTCCTGCAAAAGTTTGTTCACGGCGATAGTTACAGCTTCTTTTTCTTTATTTTTTAGAGTATCATTTACGGCCTTATACTTCTTCAGATACTCATTGCCCATTTTAGGATCATCCAGATAATGATAAGTGCTGGCAATAGAATCGTATACATTACGAATCTGTGTGCGGTATTCTGTTTTCTGAAAAGCTGAAAGCGATTGCTGGTAAGCATCTAATGCATTCTTATATTCTTTTTTTGCATTAAACAGGTTACCATAACTAAACTGAACAATTCCCTGCACCGGAACGATGGCATAATCAGGTGTCTGCGTTGCCTTGGTCAGATAATAATCTGCTGAATCCAATTGTTTCTTCTTTTCGATAAAACGATCAGCTATCTTGCTATAGGTAATAGCGCTAGGCATTACCTTAATCAGTTTTTTTTCAATCGCCCGTAATGAATCTTCCTGATTGAGATAATTAAGTCGTTTCCACAAATAGATATACAATACACAAAACTTCTGTTGGTTTGGATCATTGATCTTACCTGCATAACGCAGTGCTTTATCAAAATAATCGTTTGATTGCTCCACAAGTCCCAATTTGGTATATATCCGGGCGTATTCACCATAAAATCTTGTCTGGGACAATGCATTATCTTTACTTATTTCTGCTTTAGCATTATCCAGATACTGCATGCTTTCCTTTAGTTTTCCAACAGAAAAAAGCAGAGATGCAATGTTGGTATATGCTGCACTTATTCCTTCCTTATCTTTTAATGTCTCATATTTTTTCAACGCTTCAACATTAAAAGCCATGGCCTTTGCAAATTCGCCTTTGTTATAATATTCGGCAGATGTTTTAATTGGTTCCGGAAAAAAAGAAAAATCCTGAGACCTGTAATTCTGAGCCATCAATAAAAGTGAAAACACCCATATTTTCACTCCGGAAATCTTACGCAACATTCGTTATGATTTTACTTATGTTAAAGATAAACAGAATTTTTGTTCAAAAATCCAACATATCATTCATTTTTTTTCTTACTGCAATCCTACTGCAAGCAATGTGTAAATTCACTGAAAATGAACACGTTACACAAATGAAGTAGAATTACAGTAATGTCATCTTGCCGGAACACTGATAGATTTGTACCAGAAAACACACTACAAACTTTACACAAATCAATTAATGTATAACACAAATAATTAAGTACGATGAGAAGCGACACTAAATTTATTCTGACCTGCGTAAGTTTTGTTTTTTTATGGTTACTGGGCATATCACTATTGTAAACAAAACTTGCCAGATATCGAAAAGACTTTTCTTTTCTAAGAAACTATACTTAAGCATTCTGGTGCAGGACACCCTGCTTTTTTGTCCTCTTTAGTTACAGAATGCTACGACCCAAGATTGCCTGATAACAGCAGATTATTATTTAACAATTGATAAAGCTACAACTATCACAATACTATATTTTATTAAAAAATAATAGAAATAAAGTAATAACAAGTAACATTTGTTACAAACAATGCTGAATATCAGCCACATCTTTGCGACCGCTTAAGCACAAAAAACACAACACAATTTTTCCGAAATAAAGATTGAATAATAAATATGATGAACTAATGAAACCACCAAAGAAGAAGAGAAAAAATGTAACATTGGAAACAGAATTCCAACAAAAATGCTGTAATCATGGAAAATTTAAGAAAAATTACAGCCTTTAAATATACTCCTGAGATTGTAGAAAAGTTACACCAAAACAGCATAAAGAAAGTTTATAAATCCGGAACCATTATCCTGAGAGAGAATGCTTATGCCAATGCTATTCCTATTGTTACCAAAGGACTTTTAAAAGTAATTCGGAAAGAAGAGGAAGACCGGGAAATTTTGCTTTACTACATCAAAAAAGGAGAAACCTGTGTGCTGCCCTTTTGGGGAAGCTTGTATAATGTGACGAGTAAAGTAAAAGTGGAAGTAGAAGAAGATGCAGAAATTTTTTTCCTGCCTATTCAGAAAGCCAAACTTTTTATAAGGGAATATCCACAATGGATGGACTATGTTTTATTGTTATTTGTTAACCGCTATGAAGATCTGCTGAATGTTATAGACATAGCTTTTAAAAGAACAGATGAACGCTTGCTAAGCTTTCTCAGAAATAGGGCCGAGATCACACAATCCAGATCCATTATCATAACCCATGAGCAACTGGCAAAAGAGTTATTAACAGCCCGTGTTGTTGTATCCCGATTGTTAAAACAATTGGAAGAAAAAGGATTGGTACAACTCAGCAGAAATAAGATTACACTTTCAGACCAGACAGATTTACTCAGGTACTGAACAATCCAAATTTTAAAATATAAAACTTCTGTCTGATCAAAAAACGGTTCAGAGCAGCGGTTAATTGACTAATCCTAATCTTTTCAGGTCACTTCACTTACACTGCCAACAATCTACAAGTATCTAACAATCAATAAATTAAAAATTTGAAGTAGAGTTGCAGTACAAGATTTCCGGCAGAACGCGGGTAGATTTGCAATAGAAAAAGAGAACGAGGAAATACACCCTCATAAAGCAAAAACAACAAAAAAAGACAAAAATGAAAAAGGAAATGAACAATAACAAAGCAATACAAAAAAAGAAGCCTTACATGGCTCCTGCCTTAGAAGTAACAATAATTGAGATGGAACAGGGAATTGCAGCAGGTTCTGCGTCAGTAAGGCCCTCGGACCAATTTAATAACAGAGCTAAAGAAGAATGGAATGACGAGGATCAGTCGGGAGTTATTGATTGGTAAAACTTACAAGAAATGAGAAGCTATATAAAACTTTTCCTTACCGGTACAATATTAATTCTGCTCTCACTAATTAATGAACTGGAAGCCGAATACCAATCTGAAAATGGAAACAAATAATCTGACATTAACTAAAAACAAACAAATGAAAAGCAATATAAAACATATAATTACAAGAATAATACTCGCCATTTTTTCTTTAGTAATAATATCATGCCGCCAGAGTGATGATCATATTACTGACCCTGGCACCGAAACCGGACCAGCAAGTGTAAAAATTAATCTTCAGGGAAGTGATTACAATGATGGGGAGACCTCAAAAACTACCGGGATTAATGGAATAAATTCAGCAACAGTACAAACAGAGGAAATAAGTTTTAATAACAACAACGATTATAAATTAGTGGCTATCTTAACTCCTGTAGACAATATATCACAAGCCACATCTAAAGCTTCGGCAAAAGCAGCCACAACAACTCCACTTCCCGTAAATACCAGATATAAAGTTGTTGTGTTTAATAATAGTGGTAACTATGTCACAGAAGCGAATTATATAAGTGGGCAAGAAGCTACTGCTACGCCAATTACAGGTTTAACAGGAGGGCAATCTTATACATTTGTGGCCTACTCTATAGGCTCTACTACAAGTTTACCAGATATAACTTATACCAATTCTGCAAATAAAACGTTAACAACTGCTTCTGTCAACAATGTTTCTGAAAACAGTGATTTGATGTATTTTTCTAAAACAATGACGTTGACAGGAAACAATACCAATTATCTGGATATTATATTAAAACATCAATACAGCCAAATCTATGCAGCTATTAACTCTGCACAGACAAATTATTATACAATTTCCAGCATTAATAATGCCGCTATTACTCCACATAACAGTTCAGCCAGCCTTAAACTTTCAGACGGAAGCACAACAGCTAGTAACAGCTCATCCAGAACATTAAGATTTACCAGTAACGCTCAAAATGTGTCGGCACCAGCTGTTTTTATTAATACAGCTGCAACAACAAATGGTATATTGAGTATTGGGTCAGCTGTATTGCGAAAAGCCAGTGGCTTTCTTGTAACACACGAAAACATTGCGTTCAGGAATCTAAAAATAATTCCCGGAACCAGATATATCTTAGAATTGTCCTTTGTGCCTAATGATCGGTATATAACTAATTTCAGAGGTTATCCGGCAGTAAGTATTAACGGAGTCATTTTTATGCGTCACAATTTAGGAGCTAATATTTCTTTAAATCCGGATGCCCCGAGTGTAAATATTGCCGGAAATTACTATCAGTGGGGAAGAAAAACCCCAGTAGCCACAGCAACTACCGGAACAGGAGCTATTCCAGGTTGGAATACTACTGTAGCCCCGCAAGGCGCATGGAACTCAGGAACAAGGACTGCACCAATAAAAAATACTTTAAATGACCCTTGTCCTACAGGATGGAGAGTTATAAGTAGAGATGAGCTTGGAACTTTAGTAGACAATACAACACATAGCTATACCGGAAATGCAGCTACTTCTAGTATAGGCTCAGCTGCTGCAGTATTAACCAGTAAATTTAATACCAGCGTTAAAGTAACTTTGCCTTTTACCGGATTCAGAGATGGTGCCGATGGACGGTTTTCACATGCTAGTGGTACTACATTAATTGATGGTAATTACTGGAGTGCAGATCATGTAGATGATATAGGCAGACTCTTTACACTTTTTACCACAACAGGATCTGGTTTCTGGTCTGCTCTTAACCTTGTTAATACACGGGCAATGCCAGTACGTTGCGTGGCAGAATATCCATACTAATCTTATAAAACTATTTAAAAATTAAAATTTTCATCATTTGTTTGTGAAAAGGCGGGCAACTCTGATTGCTCAGACGAGTCCGCCTGTTTTTTATAGAAAAGCAGAATAACATCTATCTGACTAATAATCCTCAAACTTCTTTAATATAAATTATCATGCCTACATCATTCAACACACATATAAGATCAGCCGCAAAGAGTATATATTTGCCTTTTATTACTGGTGGATTAACACTAACAGCAGGTATATTCATTCTACTCTGTAATGTCAATTACATTGAACTCTGTGGTAGTCTGTTTATACTTTCAGGCTTATCTCTGGGTATATTCACCATCAGGAACTATAAAATTGTAAACGGCTGGGGCGGGTATGTTTTATTTGCTACACTTATTATGATAGCCGGAGCATATATCAATATATATAAAACATCAGATTTTTTTATAGGCTGGACTGCTTTGCTACGCTGCGGAGTCCTGTTTGGTAGCGCCCTGGATTTTAAAAGACAAAGGCATAAAGCTTGGAAAAATATAAGTGTTACCGGAGGTATTGGCATATTATTCTCGGTAATACTGATTGCAGGTCCAGAAGCATTAAACCTGCCAACAGATTTTGTAATCACTTTTCTGCTTCTTTCTGTTGGTCTTACTTCCCTTCTTATATTTTCAGAATTGCGTAAAGTAAATCGGCTACACGGAGTAATAAAAACATTAATGAAAAAGCAGGATTACAATTATTCAAAATCCTTGCTATCACAATCCTCCATAAAATAAATTATTTACAAATAAAAATACGATATGTAACAAATGTTACTAAAAATCGCAAAAATTTCCTACATATTTGTAAAACAAAAGCACAATTAGCAGTTTATAATTATAGTCTGCTATATCTACAAAAACAATTTTAAATTTTTAAACTATGAAGAAGTTATTTTTAGTTTGGGCAGCAGCGCTGGCCATGGTTTTAATCTCATGTTCACGTGACAACGACAACAATACAGACATCCCGCTAACGCCAAGTCAGATTCTGGCCTCTACCCCATGGGAAACTACAGGTGCAAAGGATGCTTCCGGTGGCAAAGTAGAGCTTAGCGATCCTAATGTTATCAATTTTGTAGGTTTCGCTTATTTCAAGGACAACGGAACATTCACTATGTATAATCTGGATGATTCTCCCAAATTGCGAGGTGACTGGTCTGTGTCCCCTGATGGAAAAACCAGAACTATTGTAGCTAAAAATGCTAATGGTGAAGTTATATTTACACGCGTGGTAGACATTACGGTATTAACAAAAGCAGAGTTTACTTACAGAGTTTATCCAAATGCAGACGATAAAACTGTTTATTATGACATTATCCACACACCGACCAACCATAAAGAACCAATTACAATAAATCCGTAATCCGGAAATATCATACAACTAAAATTATATTCTCTCCGCTTTTTCAACTAATAACCTACTCATATAACATATGATGATTCAATATATTTCATAAGCAATTTTATTCAGATGATAACATACTTTTATCAATCCGGCGGAGAGGATTTTATATAAAATTTTCATCATTCATTTGTGTTTTGTGATCAGCTAACTTTAGGAGGCTGGTCACTTTTATAAAAAATTAAAAATCATGGCTTCATCTGTTGATATGAATGTGAAACTAATTTTGAAGCCACAGCCCAGCTATTATAACCGGGCTTTATTTTTCTCATAATAAAGATAAAATGGATGATCAATTTTTATTCGTTGAAAAAGAATAAATTAGTCTGAAAATTTTTATAAGTTTCTGTTATGAATAAATTTATCATAAGCTATTTTCTTATAATAATGGCAATGCTTCCTGTAGTTTATGCCCAGAATAATCCGTTTATAAAAACAACATGGAAAATAGACCATATTGCACCCAATGGTAAAGCGATTTTGGTAAAAGCAAAATGGATTAACCTATCAAATGAGCGGGCTAAATTTCATTTTATACAATTTGAAGATAATTTCAAATATCAGACTGGTATTTCATGTTACAATGCCTTAGGTCTTTATCGCGTAAGAGAAAATAATATTATTGAACTTTCAACCAGCGACGGGGCTATGAGCTCTGATTGTGAAGAACCTAAAAATCTATCCGGATCCTATTATTTTAAGGAAAATAACAATATTATTGAACTAACACCTTTATATGAAGAAGCTACTTCTACTATTGACGCAATAGCAATAAAAGCTGATGTTCCCGAAGTAAAATATTTTCCGGCTAATAAGGCAAAGCAAAAAATAAAGAGAAAACTAAAACATAAAAAGATAACCAGATAGCTGTCAATTATAAATTCATTAAATTTACATACAACCGCTTCTTAAAATCAACATATAAATCTATTCTGTCAGTATGGATTTAAAATCAAATGAGCCTTTTTGGCTAATTAAAAACGGATTAATACAGTCTTTTCCTTCTCTGATGGAAAACAAAACTTGTGATGTATTAATTGTTGGTGGAGGTATTACCGGCAGCCTCATTGCCCACCAATGTATTAAAGATGGTTACAATACTATTCTTATAGATAAGAGAGAAATTGCCAACGGAAGTACTTCTGCAACAACCTCTATGCTGCAATATGAAATTGATATTCCTTTATACAAACTATCGGAAATGATTGGTGACGAAGGAGCCATTGCAAGCTATAAAGCATGCTCAGATAGTATTGATACAATAGAGGATATTGTAAAAAAAATCCATGCAGGAGCGGGTTATAAAAAGAAAAAGTCTCTCTATTTTGCAGCACGAAAAAAAGATGTACAGTGGTTGCAAAAAGAATTTGAAGCCCGTAAAAATGCAGGGTTCAATGTAAAATGGCTAAGTGCAGACAGTATCTTAAAACAATATGGAATAGAGAAAACTTATGGGGGTATTCTTTCTGCACAGGGAGCAAGTATTGATGCCTTTATGCTGGTGCATAAAATACTGGTATACAATCAGAAGAAAGGACTCCAGATATATGACAGGACAGAGCTAAAGGAAGTGAAATCTGGTAAAACATTCAATGAGGTAACATTGAATACTGAAGCTATTATTAAAGCAAAAAAAATTATATACTGTACAGGTTACGAGAGTACCAATCTGATTAAAGAAAACTTTGTAAAACTAATCAGTACCTATGCAATAGTTTCTGAAGCTAAACCCGAAAAATATAAGAAATTCAATAATCTATTGGTATGGAATACGGAAGACCCTTATATTTATTTGAGAACAACTGATGACGGAAGAATATTAATAGGTGGTGAAGACGAGGACTTTCGTAATCCCGATAAAAGAGATAGTCTAATTACTGACAAAGAGCAAAAGCTTCTGCGTTCCTTTCACAATTATTTACCTCTTACAGAGTTTAAATGCGACTTTGCCTGGGCCGGAACTTTTGGAACTACCAAAGATGGACTGCCTTATATAGGAGAACATAAAGATTTTCCAAACAGCTATTTTGTATTAGGTTTTGGTGGTAATGGTATCACATTCTCAGTTGTAGGTATGGAAATGGTTTCTTCCTGGTTAAAAAAAGAAAAACATAAACTTACAGAATGGTTTGGATTTCATAGATAACCTAATAGATCAATAGGAAATCATCTGATCTTAAATAAATATCAAAAATGGATATTCTAAGTCCTGTCAAGGTAATATCTCAGCTGTAAATAAAAAAGGTCCCGATTGCTCGGGACCTACCAAATCACAAAAAATTTTATAAAAAAAATTTATTCACTTCAAAAGTACAAATTATTTTAATATAAGCAACAGTGTTAAGAAAAATTTAATACAAAAAACATATCTCCCTGAATAGAGAATTTAAAGATTAAGTAAAAGAAAAGCCCTGTCTCAGGACATAATCACAATACAAAAAATATTTATTTTCCATTTTTCACTTTTGAGACATTAAGAACTATTAAGAAAAAAAACTGACATACAGTACTGTATATATTCTATGCTATATTCAGAAATCAATTTGCCTGACCAATATCCAATCTTTCAAATTTTCCGGTGGCATTTTCGTGAAACTTAAAAAATACACGAAATGTTCCCCATTGCCCAGCTTTAAAATTTCCATATACAGTTTTTCCGTTATTCTCAACTTTATCTATGTTCAGAAATTTTTCATTTCCTAATGCTTTAGCAAAAAAAGATTTAAAATCAACTTGTTGTCCGTCATCAGTCATTTCCGGATTATCCGTAAAATATGTATACCAGCTTTTATCTCCGTTTTGTAAGGCTTCAATAGCACTTTTTACCTGGTCGTTTGTAATTTTTGACAGATCCATCATGTGTGTTTTTGGGTATTGTGGTTTTGTAATCGATTCTGGTTTCTGTTTCTGTGCACAGCCTGTTAAAGAAAGGCACAGACTAATAACAAATAAAGCTTTCATAACTTTATAATTTTCCGGATTTTCAATTTT is a window of Elizabethkingia anophelis R26 DNA encoding:
- a CDS encoding tetratricopeptide repeat protein, which codes for MLRKISGVKIWVFSLLLMAQNYRSQDFSFFPEPIKTSAEYYNKGEFAKAMAFNVEALKKYETLKDKEGISAAYTNIASLLFSVGKLKESMQYLDNAKAEISKDNALSQTRFYGEYARIYTKLGLVEQSNDYFDKALRYAGKINDPNQQKFCVLYIYLWKRLNYLNQEDSLRAIEKKLIKVMPSAITYSKIADRFIEKKKQLDSADYYLTKATQTPDYAIVPVQGIVQFSYGNLFNAKKEYKNALDAYQQSLSAFQKTEYRTQIRNVYDSIASTYHYLDDPKMGNEYLKKYKAVNDTLKNKEKEAVTIAVNKLLQEEKQDKQKEKKQLYFIFAGCIVLLLLMVSGILRMQRSKQLKKESLLEEQTLENLQLKKQLNASADQLIKLAETNSPSFLAQFKETYPDFIERLLSHQEDLSEYDLKLSACIRLGLSTKQIAQYEIIALRTAESRKYRLKKKLKLDSDVSLNKWILEL
- a CDS encoding Crp/Fnr family transcriptional regulator gives rise to the protein MENLRKITAFKYTPEIVEKLHQNSIKKVYKSGTIILRENAYANAIPIVTKGLLKVIRKEEEDREILLYYIKKGETCVLPFWGSLYNVTSKVKVEVEEDAEIFFLPIQKAKLFIREYPQWMDYVLLLFVNRYEDLLNVIDIAFKRTDERLLSFLRNRAEITQSRSIIITHEQLAKELLTARVVVSRLLKQLEEKGLVQLSRNKITLSDQTDLLRY
- a CDS encoding DUF4822 domain-containing protein, with the translated sequence MKKLFLVWAAALAMVLISCSRDNDNNTDIPLTPSQILASTPWETTGAKDASGGKVELSDPNVINFVGFAYFKDNGTFTMYNLDDSPKLRGDWSVSPDGKTRTIVAKNANGEVIFTRVVDITVLTKAEFTYRVYPNADDKTVYYDIIHTPTNHKEPITINP
- a CDS encoding NAD(P)/FAD-dependent oxidoreductase; this encodes MDLKSNEPFWLIKNGLIQSFPSLMENKTCDVLIVGGGITGSLIAHQCIKDGYNTILIDKREIANGSTSATTSMLQYEIDIPLYKLSEMIGDEGAIASYKACSDSIDTIEDIVKKIHAGAGYKKKKSLYFAARKKDVQWLQKEFEARKNAGFNVKWLSADSILKQYGIEKTYGGILSAQGASIDAFMLVHKILVYNQKKGLQIYDRTELKEVKSGKTFNEVTLNTEAIIKAKKIIYCTGYESTNLIKENFVKLISTYAIVSEAKPEKYKKFNNLLVWNTEDPYIYLRTTDDGRILIGGEDEDFRNPDKRDSLITDKEQKLLRSFHNYLPLTEFKCDFAWAGTFGTTKDGLPYIGEHKDFPNSYFVLGFGGNGITFSVVGMEMVSSWLKKEKHKLTEWFGFHR